The region GGGGCGGCGAAGGCGGCTCAGGTCGACCGCTATGAAGCGCACTACCTTCCCCTTCGCTTCACCTGCCATCTCGACGAGGGCGGAAGTTACGACGCCGCGGTCCCCGGATACGTCAACCCGGCCCTGGCCATCGCCTTCATCCTGGCCATCGCCACGGGCGCGGTATCCGTAGTGGCCCGCGACCAGGACCGGTCCACCAGCCCTACCGTCACGAGGGGACGTTGAGCGTGTTCGACCCATCCCGTAGGCAGCTCCTCATCCGCTCCGGTGCGCTGGCCGGCGCGGCGGCGCTGGCCTCGCTCCCCGCTTCGGCCCTGCTGGCGACGCCCGCGTACGCCGCGTCCTCGCACTCCAAGACGCCCACCGGAGAGGAGATCCGGAAGGCATACCGCCGCTTCCAGGCGAACCAGGCACGGGTGCTGACGGGCAGACCGAGCCCGAACGGCTGGGAGATGGAGAAGGTCACCGACGGCGGCGGAACCATCTGGTCCCGTCCGGTGCCCGGCACCCCGCTGGAGGGCGTCACCGTCCGCATCGGCGCACCGGAGGCCGTGCTGGTCCATGTGATCCGCCGGTTCCACTACGAGATCGACGAGCTGCGCAAGGGCGATGTGGTGGGCTGGCGCAGCCCCGGCGCGGTCCGCAGGGGGCTGCCGGAGGGCAACCAGGCGTCCGGTACGGCGGTCCGGATCCGCCCCGGCCACTACCCGCGGGGCGTCAAGGGCGGCTTCTTCCCCCAGCAGGAGGTCGTGATCCGCGACATCCTCGCCGAGCTCGACGGCGTGGTCCGCTGGGGCGGGGACGACCGGAAGCCGGACGAGTCGCTCTTCTACCTCGCCGTCAAACCCGGCGATCGGCGGCTGGCCGACGTCGTGGCCAGGCTGAGCCGCTGGCGCGAGACGCCGGGCAGCGGGGCGGGCGCCCCCGTCGACGTCCTCGCGCCGGGGCGCCGTAAGGCGGCGGCGCCCTTGGCACACCGCCAGCGCGCGGCCGCCTGAGCGGCGGACCGCGGGGCGCACCTGTGAGGTGCGGGCCTTGTCGGCGCGCGCCGACAACGTGCGCGCCGACAACGTGCGCGCCCTTGGAGAACGGGGAGCCCCCGGCGCGTGGGGCGCCGGGGGCTCCCTTTCGCGATCAGCCGCAGGAGGGACAGGGCGTGCAGTGCCGGACCATCACGTCGTCGATGACCGGCCCGTAGGCGGAGTTGTTCGTGCTGGCGAACGCCAGCGTCGTGGAGGTCCCACGCGCCACGAAGGTCACCTCCTGGGTCACATAGCCCATGTTCCCGAAGGACTTGCCGGTGATGTCGAAGGTGAAGTTCCGGAAGTTCTGCCCGTCGACCAACACCGATCCGGTCTTCATGGTGGGACCGCCCGCCGGGTTGCCGGCCAGGGAGTACGTGACCGTGTACCGCTTCCCCGGCACGGTCGTGAAGGTCTGCGCCACCGAGCCGGCGCCCGTCCCGTTGAGGTCCACGGACTGGCCCCCCTCGGCCGCCTGCCAGAAGCCGTCCCCGATATGGTCCACGTTTCCGGATGTGACCTGCCACGGCCCGATGGTCCCTCCGGCCGCCACGGTCCCGAACGTGTTGGCCCCCACCGCTGGCGTCTCGAAGCTGCCGTCGTCGAAACGGCTGACGGCGGCGGCCGACGCGGCACCGGCCCCGGTGCCGACCAGCACGCCGGCGACGGCGAGTGATGCGACAAAAACGCGAATAGGCGACATATTCCCCTCCAGTGCGACACATTCGGCAATGCACCGAATTGCTTGCGCGGCAGAATCTTCCGCACCAGCGGGACACACGCCAGAGCACCACCCCCGGCGCACAGTGGTGCGGAGCGAGTCAGGTGCGGCTGGTGCGCCGGTCAATCACGCCGACCGCCCCTCGGGGAGCGGAGAGGGCCCTCGGGGAGGGGAGGGGCCTCGGGGAGGGGAGGGGTGCGAGTTGCTCGGCCCGGTCGAGTGCGGCGCCGTCTCGCGCCTTCGGCGCAATTGAGCAGCGGGGCAGGGGGTGGGGGGCGCGGCCGCGTCGCCGACCGCCGGGCCGCCGGAGGTGGGAGCCGGCGGCGGCTACGGCCTTCCGGTGTGGGGGCCGTTGCCGGAGTGCCGGACAGCAGGGGGGTTGGGGTACCCCCCTGGAAATCGTTTGACAAATTAGTTGCTTCAGATCAAGCGTTTTTTAGAGGGGTACCCGGAGGGGCCTCCCCGGGACCCGTCGACCCGCACCCCGGGTCGGCCTCGACCCCCGGGTACCGAAGCCGCCACAGCGCCGGCCCCGACGGGCCCGGCGGCCGGCGGCGAGGCCCCGCCCCCAGCTCCGGCCCCATGCTCAAAGTCACCTCGCCTCGGTGATCCGCGCCCATACGGTCTTGCCCGGACCCCGGCGCTCCCTGATCCCCCAA is a window of Streptomyces violaceusniger Tu 4113 DNA encoding:
- a CDS encoding choice-of-anchor C family protein; protein product: MSPIRVFVASLAVAGVLVGTGAGAASAAAVSRFDDGSFETPAVGANTFGTVAAGGTIGPWQVTSGNVDHIGDGFWQAAEGGQSVDLNGTGAGSVAQTFTTVPGKRYTVTYSLAGNPAGGPTMKTGSVLVDGQNFRNFTFDITGKSFGNMGYVTQEVTFVARGTSTTLAFASTNNSAYGPVIDDVMVRHCTPCPSCG